Part of the Halomarina litorea genome is shown below.
CCCTCGCGTTTGAGTTCGCCGATGCGCCCGCTGACCTCGTTTCGCTCGTGGCGGAGGTCGTCGCCGCGGGCTTTCAACTCGCGCCACTCGTCGTCCACCTCGAGGACGCGGTCGAGGTCCACGTCCGTGACCCCCTTCTTCTCGAGGGCGTCGCGAACCACCTCCGGGTTCTCCCTGACGAACTGCCTGCTGAGCATGGTTCGGCTTTCCGGGGGCGCGGCAAAGGCGTGTCGCATCCGTGGTGAGACGTGCCAGTCACCCGTCGCCGGGGACCGATTTATGCTCGGCCGGGGAGACCCACGAGCATGGCCATCGGTGACCTCCACCACGTCGAGTCGGGAAACTGCGAGGACCTCTACTACGTGGACGTCGGACTGTTCGACACCCCCGAGTACGGGTCGGTCTACCTGCTGGACGCGGAGCGACCCGCCGTCGTCGACACCGGGACGGGCGCGAACTACGAGGTCGTCCTCGACGGTCTCGCGGAACTCGGCGTCGCCCCCGAGGACCTCGCGGCCATCGCCGTCACGCACGTCCACCTCGACCACGCCGGCGGCGCGGGCTACCTCGCCCGCGAGTGCGAGAACGCCTCGGTGGTCGTCTACGAACGCGGCGCGCGCCACCTCGCGGACCCCTCCCGGCTGGTCGCGGGGACGAAACAGGTCGTCGGGGACCGCTGGCGACACTACGCCGACCCCCTCCCCATCGACGAGGACCGGATGACCGTCGTGGACGACGGCGACGTGGTCGACCTCGGCGACCACCAGCTGGAGGTCCACCGCGCGCCGGGCCACGCCCCCCACCAGGTCGTGTTCTTCGACCCGGCGAACGACGCCGTCTTCACGGCGGACGCGGCGGGCATCTACGTACCGAGCCAGGACACCGTCGAACCGACGACGCCGCCGGTCAACTTCGACCTCGACCAGTCGCTCGCGGACGTGGAGATGCTCCGGAGTCTCGACCCGGAGGTCCTCCTCTACGGCCACTTCGGGGACGCGCCCGCCGCCGCCCGACTGACGGAGTACGCCGAGACGCTCTCGGCGTGGGTCGAGGAGATTCGCGCGGTCCGCGAGCGACTCGGCGACGACGAGGCCGTCGTCGAGCACTTCGTCGAACGGACGGAGATGGCCGACGCCTGGGGCGACGAACAGGCCCGCATCGAGGCCGAACTGAACGTCAGGGGCGTCCTCGTCGCCCTCGACCGCGAGAAGTGACGTCGGTACAGCGACAGTATCCGCGGCGCGAATCTCACTAGTTCCCAGTCGTTACTGTAGTTATATCAATCGTCCCCGACAGTGTCGTGACAAGTGGTGTCGCATCACGCGAGCCACCGACACAGATGTCAGAGGAACACGCGCACGACGACTGCGACTGTGCATCGACCGGAATCGACCGACGTGGCTTCGTCAAGGGGTGTGGCGCGGCGCTGGCGTTCGCCGCCGCGGGGACGAGTCTGGAGACGGTAGCGGCCCAGGAGAACTCCGCCGACGTCGCCGAACTGCTCGACCCCCTCCCCTCGAACTGGGGGCGCTGGGGCGAGGACGACGAACTCGGCGCGCTGAACCTGCTCGACGGCGAGACGGCCTACCGGGGGATGCTCGCCGCGGTGCAGGGCGGCCCGAAGAACGTGGGCCGGTTCACTCTCCAGCTCTCGATGACCGGCGAGGTCATCAACCCCGACCCGGACCAGCCGGACGTGCTGTTCCCGAACGCCGACGGGAGCGGCCCGCAGTGGCCGAGTACGGACACGGGCGACCCGGCGTTCCCGCCGCGCACGCCCGCCCGACGGACCAACACCACCGGCGAGGGCGGATCGGAAGTCGCGGGCGGCATCGCGTTCGTCGACGACAAGTTCGCCGCCGACTTCTTCCTGCAGGGGACGACGCACGTCGACGCCCTCGGCCACGCGTGGTACGGCGACCAGATATACAACGGCTTCTCGACGGACACGACGAACGCGGTCAAGCAGTTCGACACCGCACTCGCAGGGACGACGAACGCGGACGCGGTTCCCGACGACCCCGCCTCGACGCTGGAACCGTTCTCCGAGACGACGGGCCTGAGCAAGGCCGGAATCACCAACGCCGCCGAGGCGGGCATCGCCGGCCGCGGCGTCCTCCTCGACGTGGGCCGCCACCTCGACGTGAGCGACGAGAAGGGCCGCCTCCCGCTGGGATACGGCATCACGCTGGAGGACCTGCAGAGCACCGCCGAGGCGCAGGGCGTCGACGTCGAGGAACGCGACATCCTCCTCATCCGGACGGGGGCCGTCGAACGCACCCGTGACCCCGAGGCGGAGTGGGCACCGCTGCAGGAGCCCGGCCTCGCGTTCAGCGAGGAACTCGTCGAGTGGTTCGCCGAGAAGGACATCCCGTACGTCGGCGCGGACAACCTCGCCGTCGAGAAGGTCGCCCAGACCATCGACGGGGAGACGTACGTCATCCCGCTGCACGGCGCGTTCCTGCGCAACCTCGGGGTCACCATCAACGAGATTCTCTGGCTGAAGGAGCTGGGAGCCGCCTGCGCCGAGGACGGCGTCTACGACTTCCTGTTCACCGCCGCGCCCCTGAAGGTCGAACGCGGGACCGGCGCGCCCGTCAACCCCGTCGTGCTGAAGGCCACCGGACGGGACGACGACGATTCGCCGGGGGACGACGACGGCGAGAACGAATCCGGCGACGACAATGGCGGCCAGCGAGACGACGACGAGTCGGACGACCCGCCGGGCGACGACAACGGCGGGGACAACGACGACACTGACGACTGACGGGGCCTACCTGAGTCCCTCTCGCTCCTCGAGTTCGACGCGGCGTACCTTCCCGCTGGTCGTCTTCGGGAGGTCGGCGACGAACTCGACCTCGCGGGGGTACTCGTATCTCGCCAGTCGGTCCTTCACGTGGTCGCGGAGGGCCGCCGCGAGGGCCTCGCTCGCCTCGAACCCGGACGAGAGGACGACGAACGCCTTCGGCACCTCGCCGCGTTCGTCGTCGGGGACGCCGATGACGCCCGCGTCCGCGACGGCCTCGTGGGTGGCGAGTGCCTCCTCTATCTCGACGGGACCGATGCGATACCCGGCGGAGATGATGACCGTGTCCGCCCGCCCGACGAACGTGACGTAGTCGTCTTCGTCCATCACGCCGAGGTCCTCGGTGAGCAACCAGCCCTCGCGGACCTTGTTTCGCGTCGCCTCCGGCTTGCCGAGGTACTCCACGAAGCAGACCGGATCGCCCTCGTAGCGGACGGCGATTTCGCCCGTCTCGCCCGGGGGGAGACGCTCCAGCGACTCGGGGTCGAGAATCGCCACCTCGTGGCCCGGCGCGGGCGGGCCGATGGCCCCCTCGCGGGACTCCGTGAGGGCGGTGCAGTCGCCGACGATCATGTTCGCCTCCGTCTGGCCGTACCCCTCGTGGACGGCCGCGCCGTCGAACGTCTCGGCGGCCCACTCGACGACGCTCTCGCCGAGCGACTCGCCGCCGCTCGGGACCACCCGGACCGACGAGAGGTCGTAGCCCGAGGTGCCCGCCTGCATCATCATCCGGAGGGCCGTCGGCGGCGCGAAGAAGTTCGTCACCCCGTGGCGCTCCACGAGGTCGAACGCCGTCTCCGGGTCGAACGGCCCGCCGTCGTACGCGAGGACCGGCTTGCCGTAGAACAGCCCCGGGAAGAGCACGTCGAACAGCGTGGCGACCCACGCCCACTCCGAGGGCGTCCAGTACACGTCGTCGTCGTGCATCTCCATGTCGCAGAAGGCCGTGACGAACAGCGGCAGGTTCCCCAGCAGGACCCGGTGGGCGTGGCGCACGCCCTTCGGGTCGCCCGTCGTCCCCGAGGTGTAGATGACGATGGCGTCCTCCTCGGCGTCGGTCTCGACGGCCTCGTCGACCGGGTCCGCCGACTCGACGGCGGTCCAGAAGTCCCGTTCCTCGCCCGCCAGTTCACCCTCGGGGACCCCGACGGTGAGCACCGACCGGAAGTCGAACTCCCCGACCACGTCCCGGAACGTCTCGACGTTCGACTCGTGGACGACGCAGGCGACGGCGTCGGCGTCGTCCAGCCGGTATCGGAGGCCCTCGGTGCCGAACAGCGTCGAGAGGGGGACCGACACCGCCCCGAGCTTCCAGCAGGCGATGTGGGCGATGGCCGTCTCCGGGGTCTGCGGGGCGTTGACGCCGACCCGGTCGCCGCGACCGACCCCCTGCGCCCGGAGGTGACCCGCGAGTCCGTCGGTGAGGGTCGCGAGTTCGGCGAACGTGTAGGAGGCCCGTTCCCCGGTCTCGCGCTCCGAGAGGAGCGCCGTCCGGTCGCCGTCCTCTCC
Proteins encoded:
- a CDS encoding acyl-CoA synthetase, with protein sequence MRGERLDAYWFHEREWESYDDLLAAFEWEVPERFNMAHYVCDRWADGEDGDRTALLSERETGERASYTFAELATLTDGLAGHLRAQGVGRGDRVGVNAPQTPETAIAHIACWKLGAVSVPLSTLFGTEGLRYRLDDADAVACVVHESNVETFRDVVGEFDFRSVLTVGVPEGELAGEERDFWTAVESADPVDEAVETDAEEDAIVIYTSGTTGDPKGVRHAHRVLLGNLPLFVTAFCDMEMHDDDVYWTPSEWAWVATLFDVLFPGLFYGKPVLAYDGGPFDPETAFDLVERHGVTNFFAPPTALRMMMQAGTSGYDLSSVRVVPSGGESLGESVVEWAAETFDGAAVHEGYGQTEANMIVGDCTALTESREGAIGPPAPGHEVAILDPESLERLPPGETGEIAVRYEGDPVCFVEYLGKPEATRNKVREGWLLTEDLGVMDEDDYVTFVGRADTVIISAGYRIGPVEIEEALATHEAVADAGVIGVPDDERGEVPKAFVVLSSGFEASEALAAALRDHVKDRLARYEYPREVEFVADLPKTTSGKVRRVELEEREGLR
- a CDS encoding cyclase family protein, which produces MSEEHAHDDCDCASTGIDRRGFVKGCGAALAFAAAGTSLETVAAQENSADVAELLDPLPSNWGRWGEDDELGALNLLDGETAYRGMLAAVQGGPKNVGRFTLQLSMTGEVINPDPDQPDVLFPNADGSGPQWPSTDTGDPAFPPRTPARRTNTTGEGGSEVAGGIAFVDDKFAADFFLQGTTHVDALGHAWYGDQIYNGFSTDTTNAVKQFDTALAGTTNADAVPDDPASTLEPFSETTGLSKAGITNAAEAGIAGRGVLLDVGRHLDVSDEKGRLPLGYGITLEDLQSTAEAQGVDVEERDILLIRTGAVERTRDPEAEWAPLQEPGLAFSEELVEWFAEKDIPYVGADNLAVEKVAQTIDGETYVIPLHGAFLRNLGVTINEILWLKELGAACAEDGVYDFLFTAAPLKVERGTGAPVNPVVLKATGRDDDDSPGDDDGENESGDDNGGQRDDDESDDPPGDDNGGDNDDTDD
- a CDS encoding MBL fold metallo-hydrolase, whose translation is MAIGDLHHVESGNCEDLYYVDVGLFDTPEYGSVYLLDAERPAVVDTGTGANYEVVLDGLAELGVAPEDLAAIAVTHVHLDHAGGAGYLARECENASVVVYERGARHLADPSRLVAGTKQVVGDRWRHYADPLPIDEDRMTVVDDGDVVDLGDHQLEVHRAPGHAPHQVVFFDPANDAVFTADAAGIYVPSQDTVEPTTPPVNFDLDQSLADVEMLRSLDPEVLLYGHFGDAPAAARLTEYAETLSAWVEEIRAVRERLGDDEAVVEHFVERTEMADAWGDEQARIEAELNVRGVLVALDREK